One genomic region from Granulimonas faecalis encodes:
- the xseB gene encoding exodeoxyribonuclease VII small subunit — translation MAEPTPVDQLTFKQASVELEQIVSSLERGDLELEEALGAYARGVELLTSLRGRLASAQQQVSVLFDATQPQQAPAGAQGAAAPQPAARPPYGADGPLF, via the coding sequence ATGGCAGAGCCCACCCCGGTGGACCAGCTCACGTTCAAGCAGGCCTCCGTCGAGCTCGAGCAGATCGTCTCGTCGCTCGAGCGCGGCGACCTCGAGCTCGAGGAGGCCCTCGGCGCCTACGCGCGCGGCGTCGAGCTCCTCACGAGCCTCCGCGGGCGCCTCGCGAGCGCCCAGCAGCAGGTCTCCGTGCTCTTCGACGCCACCCAGCCCCAGCAGGCCCCCGCGGGCGCCCAGGGCGCCGCGGCCCCGCAGCCGGCGGCCCGGCCCCCCTACGGCGCCGACGGCCCGCTCTTCTAG
- a CDS encoding type I phosphomannose isomerase catalytic subunit yields the protein MADLIFLEPVFHEKIWGGRRLATEFGYDIPDGPIGECWAISAHPHGDCVVVGGEYDGMHLSEVWDGHREAFGSMEGDRFPLLIKILDAEGDLSVQIHPDDAYAAEHENGSLGKRECWYVLDCEPDATIIVGQNAKDPEEFRAMVDAGRWDELLNELPIHKGDFFQIDPGTVHAIKHGTMILETQQSSDVTYRLYDYDRVTEDGTKRELHIDRSCDVVDYGVVAPASGEVDVVADDRGVAVLESNEDYTVETVDVDGSLELAEDAPFLCVSVIAGEGTANGHAVKAGSNFIAPSTVPTLFLEGSMRLVVSRP from the coding sequence ATGGCCGACCTCATCTTCCTCGAGCCCGTCTTCCACGAGAAAATCTGGGGCGGCCGGCGCCTCGCCACCGAGTTCGGCTACGACATCCCCGACGGCCCCATCGGCGAGTGCTGGGCCATCAGCGCGCACCCCCACGGCGACTGCGTCGTGGTGGGCGGGGAGTACGACGGCATGCACCTCTCCGAGGTCTGGGACGGGCACCGCGAGGCCTTCGGCTCCATGGAGGGCGACCGCTTCCCGCTCCTCATCAAGATCCTCGACGCCGAGGGCGACCTCTCCGTGCAGATCCACCCCGACGACGCCTACGCCGCCGAGCACGAGAACGGCAGCCTCGGCAAGCGCGAGTGCTGGTACGTCCTCGACTGCGAGCCCGACGCCACCATCATCGTGGGCCAGAACGCCAAGGACCCCGAGGAGTTCCGCGCCATGGTGGACGCCGGCCGCTGGGACGAGCTCCTCAACGAGCTGCCCATCCACAAGGGCGACTTCTTCCAGATCGACCCGGGCACGGTGCACGCCATCAAGCACGGCACGATGATCCTCGAGACCCAGCAGTCGAGCGACGTCACCTACCGCCTCTACGACTACGACCGCGTCACCGAGGACGGCACCAAGCGCGAGCTCCACATCGACAGGTCCTGCGACGTCGTGGACTACGGCGTCGTGGCCCCCGCCTCCGGCGAGGTGGACGTCGTGGCGGACGACCGCGGCGTGGCCGTGCTCGAGAGCAACGAGGACTACACCGTGGAGACCGTGGACGTGGATGGCTCCCTCGAGCTCGCCGAGGACGCCCCGTTCCTGTGCGTGTCGGTTATCGCCGGCGAGGGCACGGCCAACGGCCACGCCGTCAAGGCGGGCTCCAACTTCATCGCCCCCTCTACGGTTCCCACGCTCTTCCTTGAGGGCTCCATGCGCCTCGTGGTGAGCCGCCCGTAG
- the xseA gene encoding exodeoxyribonuclease VII large subunit produces the protein MAVRPLSVSAAVGLARRTVEDIPQIQVIGEVSGFRGPNARSGHCYFSVKDESAAMDVIVWRGVYQGSGVQLRDGLEVTMSGSFQVYERSGRLSFVARRLSLAGEGLLRQRVAELARRLEAEGLMDPARKRPVPSFCERVCVVTSLSGAVIDDVKRTLARRNPLVRIDVVGCSVQGPDAPATIVEGLRAAAASAPDAVLLVRGGGSFEDLMAFNDESVARAVAACPVPVVTGIGHEPDHSIADDVADRSCSTPTAAAESVAPDTVSLTAALDRWGQRLASSFSHRLEGESRALDVLAGRMGQALGARLSLEAARVEALAARPVLSGPEAVVDARRATVELMADDLAGAMEGLLRSHGASLDVQGSRLGRAASAVTAPSLAALESLSGRLGRAAPSVTRRGEEAVRRMAASLEALSPLKVIARGYAIVRGPDGAVASSVASLSPGDSVDVSVSDGSFTATVAACTPAPTTR, from the coding sequence GTGGCGGTTCGCCCCCTCTCGGTGTCGGCGGCCGTCGGGCTCGCCAGGCGCACCGTCGAGGACATCCCCCAGATCCAGGTCATCGGCGAGGTCAGCGGCTTCCGCGGCCCCAACGCCCGCAGCGGCCACTGCTACTTCTCGGTCAAGGACGAGTCGGCCGCCATGGACGTCATCGTGTGGCGTGGCGTCTACCAGGGCTCCGGCGTGCAGCTGCGCGACGGCCTCGAGGTGACCATGAGCGGATCGTTCCAGGTGTACGAGCGCTCGGGCCGCCTGAGCTTCGTGGCCCGGCGCCTCTCCCTGGCGGGGGAGGGGCTACTCCGCCAGCGGGTGGCCGAGCTCGCCCGGCGCCTCGAGGCCGAGGGCCTCATGGACCCCGCGCGCAAGCGCCCCGTGCCCTCCTTCTGCGAGCGCGTGTGCGTGGTGACCTCGCTCTCCGGCGCCGTCATCGACGACGTCAAGCGCACGCTGGCCCGCCGCAACCCCCTCGTGCGTATCGACGTCGTGGGTTGCTCCGTGCAGGGCCCCGACGCCCCGGCCACCATCGTCGAGGGCCTGCGGGCGGCCGCGGCCTCCGCGCCCGACGCCGTGCTGCTCGTGCGCGGGGGCGGCTCCTTCGAGGACCTCATGGCCTTCAACGACGAGTCGGTGGCCCGCGCCGTGGCCGCGTGCCCCGTCCCGGTGGTCACGGGCATCGGCCACGAGCCCGACCACTCCATCGCGGACGACGTGGCGGACCGCAGCTGCTCCACCCCTACCGCCGCCGCCGAGTCCGTGGCGCCCGACACCGTGTCGCTCACGGCCGCCCTGGACCGCTGGGGCCAGCGCCTCGCCTCCTCCTTCTCCCACCGCCTGGAGGGGGAGTCCCGCGCCCTCGACGTCCTTGCCGGCCGCATGGGCCAGGCCCTGGGCGCGCGTCTCTCCCTCGAGGCCGCGCGGGTGGAGGCCCTTGCGGCCCGGCCGGTGCTCTCGGGCCCCGAGGCCGTGGTGGACGCCCGGCGGGCCACGGTGGAGCTCATGGCCGACGACCTCGCGGGGGCCATGGAGGGCCTGCTCAGGTCCCATGGGGCGTCCCTCGACGTCCAGGGCTCGCGCCTCGGCCGGGCCGCCTCCGCGGTCACCGCGCCCTCCTTGGCCGCGCTCGAGTCGCTCTCCGGGCGGCTCGGCCGCGCGGCCCCGTCCGTGACCCGTCGCGGCGAGGAGGCCGTGAGGCGCATGGCGGCCTCCCTCGAGGCCCTCTCGCCCCTCAAGGTCATCGCCCGCGGCTACGCCATCGTGCGCGGCCCGGACGGCGCGGTGGCGAGCTCGGTAGCCTCGCTCTCGCCCGGCGACAGCGTCGACGTCTCGGTGTCGGACGGCTCGTTCACGGCCACGGTCGCGGCCTGCACGCCCGCACCCACCACCCGGTAA
- a CDS encoding GntR family transcriptional regulator — translation MPLKYLFVADDIESKIRSGEFKPQRRLPSCDELCETYDVSRITVRKAMDVLYDRGLVIKRRGSGTYVKDVDPEDSAPLDQLVQGYSESARELGASVDTQILTFEVCGAEGVVAERLRVPEGTPVYHIERVRSIDGSRGAVAYTWIPVKTVPNLTKQQAAQSIYRHVEVGLGLTVSSTHRSIRAVMPNLNERIWLSLPSEVPILEIDQVSFLSDGRLFEYTVLHHDTRDWSFRCVDTK, via the coding sequence ATGCCGCTCAAATACCTGTTTGTGGCCGACGACATAGAGTCCAAGATCCGGAGCGGCGAGTTCAAGCCCCAGCGGCGCCTCCCCTCGTGCGACGAGCTGTGCGAGACCTACGACGTGAGCCGCATCACCGTGCGCAAGGCCATGGACGTGCTCTACGACCGCGGCCTCGTGATCAAGCGCAGGGGGTCGGGCACCTACGTCAAGGACGTGGACCCCGAGGACTCCGCGCCCCTCGACCAGCTCGTGCAGGGCTACTCCGAGAGCGCGCGGGAGCTCGGAGCCTCCGTGGACACCCAGATCCTCACCTTCGAGGTGTGCGGGGCCGAGGGGGTTGTCGCCGAGCGGCTCCGCGTGCCCGAGGGGACGCCGGTCTACCACATCGAGCGCGTCCGCTCCATCGACGGCAGCCGCGGTGCGGTGGCCTACACCTGGATCCCCGTCAAGACGGTCCCCAACCTCACCAAGCAGCAAGCCGCACAGTCCATCTACCGCCACGTGGAGGTGGGGCTCGGCCTCACGGTCTCCTCCACGCACCGTTCCATCCGCGCGGTGATGCCGAACCTCAACGAGCGCATCTGGCTCTCCCTGCCCTCCGAGGTGCCCATCCTCGAGATCGACCAGGTGAGCTTCCTGTCAGACGGCAGGCTGTTCGAGTACACGGTCCTCCACCACGACACCCGCGACTGGAGCTTCCGCTGCGTCGACACCAAATAG
- a CDS encoding ABC transporter substrate-binding protein, whose product MVKKRFRAAAIAAALALFAVCGLAACGPADTAAPADDAGKAPVTVRVASMKGPTSIGLLDLMDRADAGDAPVPCSFDVVGTADEVVKKVVAGDVDVALVPANVAAVLYQKTDGEVQAVDINTLSVLECVTADASVTDVASLAGRTVYLTGKGATPQYVMEYLLSKAGVADQVTLEYKSEATEVVAALAADPSAVAVLPQPYATAALSKVSGARTAFGLGDAWKAVAPEGSELVTGVTVVRAEFLAEHPDEVRSFVDAQKASVEAVLADPASAAEVAVEKGVVDNEALAEKAIPHCGLACVTGQGMRDALSGYLSVLFDADPASVGGGMPEDDFYWLD is encoded by the coding sequence ATGGTCAAGAAGCGCTTCCGGGCGGCCGCCATCGCCGCCGCCCTCGCCCTGTTCGCCGTCTGTGGCCTCGCCGCCTGCGGCCCCGCCGACACCGCCGCCCCCGCCGACGACGCGGGGAAGGCGCCCGTCACCGTTCGCGTGGCGTCCATGAAGGGCCCCACCTCCATAGGCCTCCTCGACCTCATGGACAGGGCCGACGCCGGCGACGCCCCCGTGCCCTGCTCCTTTGACGTCGTGGGCACCGCCGACGAGGTGGTCAAGAAGGTCGTGGCCGGCGACGTGGACGTCGCCCTCGTGCCCGCCAACGTGGCCGCCGTGCTCTACCAGAAGACCGACGGCGAGGTGCAGGCCGTCGACATCAACACGCTCTCGGTGCTCGAGTGCGTCACGGCCGATGCCAGCGTCACCGACGTCGCGTCCCTTGCCGGGCGCACGGTCTACCTCACCGGCAAGGGCGCCACGCCCCAGTACGTGATGGAGTACCTGCTCTCCAAGGCCGGCGTGGCCGACCAGGTGACCCTCGAGTACAAGAGCGAGGCCACCGAGGTCGTTGCCGCGCTGGCGGCCGACCCCTCCGCCGTCGCCGTGCTGCCCCAGCCCTACGCCACCGCGGCCCTCTCCAAGGTGTCCGGCGCCCGCACCGCCTTCGGCCTCGGCGACGCCTGGAAGGCCGTGGCGCCCGAGGGCTCGGAGCTCGTGACCGGCGTCACCGTGGTGCGCGCGGAGTTCCTCGCCGAGCACCCCGACGAGGTCCGCTCCTTCGTCGACGCCCAGAAGGCGTCCGTCGAGGCCGTGCTCGCCGACCCGGCCTCGGCCGCCGAGGTGGCCGTTGAGAAGGGCGTCGTGGACAACGAGGCCCTCGCCGAGAAGGCCATCCCGCACTGCGGGCTCGCCTGCGTCACCGGCCAGGGGATGAGGGACGCCCTGTCCGGCTACCTCTCGGTGCTCTTCGACGCCGACCCCGCGTCGGTGGGCGGCGGCATGCCCGAGGACGACTTCTACTGGCTCGACTAG
- a CDS encoding histidine triad nucleotide-binding protein, with product MEDCVFCKIAAGEIPAEKVYEDDLVCAFKDLSPQAPVHVLVIPKAHYGSVTDGVPAETLKAMFDAVAEVARTTGVDATGFRCIANTGADAGQTVPHAHIHVLGGAPLGESLAVCEGGR from the coding sequence ATGGAGGACTGCGTCTTCTGCAAGATCGCCGCGGGGGAGATCCCGGCCGAGAAGGTGTACGAGGACGACCTCGTGTGTGCCTTCAAGGACCTCTCGCCCCAGGCGCCGGTGCATGTGCTCGTGATCCCCAAGGCCCACTACGGGTCCGTGACCGACGGCGTGCCGGCGGAGACCCTCAAGGCCATGTTCGACGCGGTGGCCGAGGTGGCCCGCACCACCGGCGTCGACGCCACCGGCTTCCGCTGCATCGCCAACACCGGCGCCGACGCCGGGCAGACGGTGCCTCACGCCCACATCCACGTCCTGGGCGGCGCCCCGCTGGGGGAGTCCCTCGCCGTCTGCGAGGGCGGCCGATGA
- a CDS encoding zinc metallopeptidase, with amino-acid sequence MPLYYPMGFDSGYLLLVVVSLVLGFATQHYIDSTYKRWSRVPVPDGRTGAFIARSMLEADGVGGVGIEVVPGELTDHFDPRDNSLHLSQANLSGASVASAAVACHEAGHAVQYDKGYVPGRIRTALVPVVNLASNVWMIVLIVGISMSFAGLVDLAIILFAASVLFQLVTLPVEFDASRRALAYLRTAGFDGEVVAGARKVLTAAALTYVAAALVSCLQLLYLLGVSNRRD; translated from the coding sequence ATGCCCCTGTACTATCCCATGGGGTTCGACTCCGGCTACCTGCTCCTGGTGGTCGTCTCCCTCGTCCTGGGCTTCGCCACCCAGCACTACATTGACAGCACCTACAAGCGCTGGAGCAGGGTCCCCGTGCCCGACGGCCGCACCGGCGCCTTCATCGCCCGCTCCATGCTCGAGGCGGACGGTGTCGGCGGCGTCGGCATCGAGGTCGTCCCCGGCGAGCTCACGGACCACTTCGACCCCCGCGACAACTCCCTGCACCTGTCGCAGGCAAACCTCTCCGGCGCCTCGGTGGCCTCCGCCGCGGTGGCCTGCCACGAGGCCGGCCACGCCGTGCAGTACGACAAGGGCTACGTGCCCGGCCGCATCCGCACGGCGCTGGTCCCCGTCGTCAACCTCGCAAGCAATGTCTGGATGATCGTGCTCATCGTCGGCATCTCCATGTCGTTCGCCGGCCTCGTCGACCTCGCCATCATCCTGTTCGCGGCCTCCGTGCTCTTCCAGCTCGTCACGCTCCCGGTGGAGTTCGACGCCTCCCGGCGCGCGCTCGCGTACTTGCGGACGGCCGGGTTCGACGGCGAGGTCGTCGCGGGCGCCCGCAAGGTGCTCACCGCCGCCGCCCTCACCTACGTGGCCGCGGCCCTCGTGTCGTGCCTGCAGCTGCTCTACCTGCTCGGCGTCAGCAACAGGAGGGACTGA
- a CDS encoding Gfo/Idh/MocA family protein produces the protein MEDLRIATIGTSMITGQFLEAVGLVDGITFAGAYSRSLEKAEEWSRAHGADRAWDSLDALAADDSVDAVYIASPNLLHAEQALKMIGGGKHVLVEKPLGTTRAEARRVFEAAREKGVVAMEAMRLVHDPAWRVVAENLHFLGTLRRASFPYGKYSSRYDKVLAGEQTNIFDPAFATGALMDIGIYPLNALVLMLGEPDDLMCFADTVDVTGDGGTIDLCGTVLFDYPDAVATVSYSKVTDDRLPAQIEGEKGTMIVDSVPQPRRIEVFYGDGSSQVLPVPGRKNRTDHEVGNMEFEVADFLAACRGELSLERLNENTLAVIGIMDTVRLREGIVFPHDEG, from the coding sequence ATGGAAGACCTCAGGATCGCCACCATCGGCACGTCCATGATCACCGGCCAGTTCCTGGAGGCCGTGGGGCTCGTCGACGGTATCACCTTCGCAGGCGCCTACTCCCGCTCCCTCGAGAAGGCGGAGGAGTGGTCGCGCGCCCACGGCGCGGACAGGGCCTGGGACAGCCTCGACGCCCTCGCGGCCGACGACTCCGTGGACGCCGTCTACATCGCGAGCCCCAACCTGCTCCACGCCGAGCAGGCCCTCAAGATGATCGGGGGCGGCAAGCACGTCCTCGTGGAGAAGCCCCTCGGCACCACCCGGGCCGAGGCGAGGCGCGTGTTCGAGGCCGCCAGGGAGAAGGGCGTCGTGGCCATGGAGGCCATGCGCCTCGTGCACGACCCCGCCTGGCGTGTCGTGGCCGAGAACCTCCACTTCCTCGGCACCCTCCGCAGGGCCAGCTTCCCCTACGGCAAGTACTCCAGCCGCTACGACAAGGTGCTCGCCGGGGAGCAGACCAACATCTTCGACCCCGCCTTCGCTACGGGCGCCCTCATGGACATCGGCATCTACCCGCTGAACGCCCTCGTACTCATGCTCGGCGAGCCGGACGACCTCATGTGCTTCGCCGACACCGTCGACGTCACGGGCGACGGCGGCACCATCGACCTCTGCGGCACCGTGCTCTTCGACTACCCCGACGCCGTGGCCACGGTGTCGTACTCCAAGGTCACCGACGACCGCCTCCCGGCCCAGATCGAGGGGGAGAAGGGCACCATGATCGTCGACAGCGTGCCCCAGCCCAGACGCATCGAGGTCTTCTACGGCGACGGCTCGAGCCAGGTGCTCCCGGTCCCCGGGCGGAAGAACCGGACCGACCACGAGGTGGGCAACATGGAGTTCGAGGTCGCCGACTTCCTGGCCGCCTGCCGCGGCGAGCTCTCCCTGGAGCGCCTCAACGAGAACACCCTGGCCGTGATCGGCATCATGGACACCGTCCGCCTGCGCGAGGGCATCGTCTTCCCGCACGACGAGGGCTGA
- a CDS encoding acetate/propionate family kinase, with translation MNVLVINAGSSSLKYQLLDVDTGEVFAKGNCERIGIDGSFIGHQERGGEKERLVVDLPDHKTAVKHVFEIIDGLGLPVDGIGHRVVQGGWYFPESAVVDDEVLAKVREVAPLAPLHNYAEADVVEICRELYPSLGNVIVPDTAFHYNMPERAWRYALPRDVVDSLHIRKYGAHGTSHRFIWRAVQEFTDGACHKLVSCHLGSGASLCAVEDGHSVETTMGLTPLDGLIMGTRCGTLDPATVFYLQREGGYTVDEVDTMMNKQSGLLALSGISSDSRDIEEAAAKGDEKAEVALDMFAYRSAQLILEMAEAMEGFDTIAFSAGIGENSDDARARICAKLGWMGVRIDDAKNAVRSDEVREISAADSAIRVLVVPTNEELMIALDVQEKLA, from the coding sequence ATGAACGTACTGGTCATCAATGCCGGCAGCTCTTCCCTCAAGTACCAGCTGCTCGACGTAGACACCGGCGAGGTCTTCGCCAAGGGAAACTGCGAGCGCATCGGCATCGACGGGTCGTTCATCGGCCACCAGGAGCGCGGCGGTGAGAAGGAGCGGCTCGTCGTCGACCTCCCCGACCACAAGACCGCGGTCAAGCACGTCTTCGAGATCATCGACGGCCTCGGGCTGCCGGTGGACGGCATCGGCCACCGCGTGGTCCAGGGCGGCTGGTACTTCCCCGAGTCCGCCGTGGTGGACGACGAGGTGCTCGCCAAGGTCCGCGAGGTCGCCCCGCTGGCCCCCCTCCACAACTACGCCGAGGCCGACGTCGTGGAGATCTGCCGCGAGCTGTACCCCTCCCTCGGCAACGTGATCGTGCCCGACACCGCCTTCCACTACAACATGCCCGAGCGCGCCTGGCGCTACGCCCTGCCGCGCGACGTGGTGGACAGCCTGCACATCCGCAAGTACGGCGCCCACGGCACCTCCCACCGCTTCATCTGGCGCGCCGTGCAGGAGTTCACGGACGGCGCCTGCCACAAGCTCGTGTCGTGCCACCTCGGCTCCGGCGCCTCCCTCTGTGCCGTCGAGGACGGCCACTCCGTCGAGACCACCATGGGCCTCACGCCCCTCGACGGCCTCATCATGGGCACCCGCTGCGGCACCCTCGACCCCGCCACGGTCTTCTACCTGCAGCGCGAGGGCGGCTACACCGTCGACGAGGTCGACACCATGATGAACAAGCAGTCGGGCCTGCTCGCCCTCTCCGGCATCTCCAGCGACTCCCGCGACATCGAGGAGGCCGCCGCTAAGGGTGACGAGAAGGCCGAGGTCGCGCTCGACATGTTCGCCTACCGCTCCGCCCAGCTCATCCTCGAGATGGCCGAGGCCATGGAGGGCTTCGACACCATCGCCTTCTCCGCCGGCATCGGCGAGAACTCCGACGACGCGCGCGCTCGCATCTGCGCCAAGCTCGGGTGGATGGGCGTCAGGATCGACGACGCCAAGAACGCCGTGCGCAGCGACGAGGTCCGCGAGATCTCCGCGGCCGACTCCGCCATCCGCGTCCTTGTGGTGCCCACCAACGAGGAGCTCATGATCGCCCTCGACGTCCAGGAGAAGCTGGCCTAG
- a CDS encoding aldose 1-epimerase family protein, with product MGATTVIASDNLRAAVDSEGAQLLSLALDGREYLWRGDGRWWPRRAPVLFPIVGALRGDRCTTQQGPATMAQHGIARTHEHEVVDVRPASVTFRLTDDEGTRGQWPYAFSLSMTYAVGDGALAQTFSVENTGDVPMPFQLGGHPAFNVPLEPGSGEAFEDWVLEFAEPWTYEAPVIHDRLIDWSDRVAVVDDEAVLPLSHRLFDRDAIVLQDVPGRTVRLEGTRSGHGVEVNFPGFKYCGIWSAAGDAPFVAVEPWTGTATGTDEGDAMEGKRGVTLLAPGGTFERTFTVRPF from the coding sequence GTGGGCGCAACCACCGTCATCGCAAGCGACAACCTCAGGGCGGCCGTCGACTCCGAGGGGGCGCAGCTCCTGTCGCTCGCCCTCGACGGCCGTGAGTACCTCTGGCGGGGCGACGGGCGGTGGTGGCCCCGCCGCGCCCCGGTGCTGTTCCCCATCGTGGGCGCGCTCCGCGGCGACCGCTGCACCACCCAGCAGGGGCCCGCGACCATGGCGCAGCACGGCATCGCCCGCACCCACGAGCACGAGGTCGTGGACGTCCGGCCCGCCTCCGTCACGTTCCGCCTCACCGACGACGAGGGCACGCGGGGGCAGTGGCCCTACGCCTTTTCCCTCTCCATGACCTACGCCGTCGGGGACGGGGCGCTGGCCCAGACTTTCTCGGTGGAGAACACCGGCGACGTGCCCATGCCCTTCCAGCTGGGCGGCCACCCCGCCTTCAACGTGCCGCTGGAGCCAGGCTCCGGCGAGGCGTTCGAGGACTGGGTGCTCGAGTTCGCCGAGCCCTGGACCTACGAGGCGCCGGTCATCCACGACCGCCTCATCGACTGGTCCGACCGCGTGGCGGTCGTCGACGACGAGGCCGTGCTGCCCCTCTCCCACCGGCTGTTCGACCGCGACGCCATCGTGCTCCAGGACGTGCCCGGCCGCACCGTGCGCCTGGAGGGCACCAGGTCGGGCCACGGCGTCGAGGTGAACTTCCCCGGCTTCAAGTACTGCGGCATCTGGTCGGCCGCCGGCGACGCCCCCTTCGTGGCCGTGGAGCCCTGGACGGGCACGGCCACGGGTACCGACGAGGGCGACGCCATGGAGGGGAAGCGCGGCGTGACCCTGCTCGCCCCCGGCGGGACCTTCGAGCGCACCTTCACCGTGCGCCCGTTCTAG
- the rnd gene encoding ribonuclease D encodes MFIDSAAELAAFCGRAASSPMLALDTEFLRERTFRPQPCLLQVGTHDEQAAVDVIALTGEALAPLRDLLFDRARVKVLHACSQDLEIFQILFGDIPDPVFDTQVAAAFVGHRLQMGYGALVEAVCGVHLPKTESLTDWTRRPLDPEQVSYAEDDVRYLPAVYDGLVAELVRLDRLTWVLPEMEALVAKARCAADPEDAFRHVKRVGTLNGRQLAVCREVAAWRERKAAQRDVPRKWLLSDEVVIEVSKRMPRTQERLRRVRGTAQLKEKDGDAIVLAVRRGLSCPQDRCPRVVHRARPTQESESVVDLMNALVRLVAERESIAPQLLSGRDDLMAFLDDPASSRLGEGWRRDLMGDILSDLLAGRAGLTVKDGRVELL; translated from the coding sequence TTGTTCATAGACAGCGCCGCCGAGCTCGCCGCGTTCTGCGGGAGAGCCGCATCCTCGCCCATGCTCGCCCTCGACACCGAGTTCCTGCGGGAGCGCACCTTCCGCCCGCAGCCCTGTCTCCTCCAGGTGGGCACCCACGACGAGCAGGCGGCCGTGGACGTCATCGCGCTCACGGGCGAGGCCCTCGCGCCTCTGCGCGACCTCCTGTTCGACCGCGCCCGGGTCAAGGTGCTGCACGCCTGCAGCCAGGACCTCGAGATCTTCCAGATCCTGTTCGGCGACATCCCCGATCCTGTCTTCGACACCCAGGTGGCGGCCGCGTTCGTGGGGCACCGCCTGCAGATGGGCTACGGCGCCCTCGTGGAGGCCGTGTGCGGCGTGCACCTGCCCAAGACCGAGAGCCTGACCGACTGGACCCGGCGCCCCTTGGACCCGGAGCAGGTGTCCTACGCCGAGGACGACGTGCGCTACCTGCCCGCCGTCTACGACGGCCTCGTGGCCGAGCTCGTGCGCCTCGACCGCCTCACCTGGGTGCTCCCCGAGATGGAGGCCCTCGTCGCCAAGGCGCGCTGCGCCGCCGATCCCGAGGACGCCTTCCGCCACGTGAAGCGCGTGGGCACCCTGAACGGCCGCCAGTTGGCCGTCTGCCGGGAGGTGGCCGCCTGGCGCGAGCGCAAGGCGGCCCAGCGCGACGTGCCGCGCAAGTGGCTGCTCTCCGACGAGGTCGTCATCGAGGTGTCCAAGCGCATGCCTCGCACCCAGGAGCGCCTGCGCCGCGTGAGGGGCACGGCCCAGCTCAAGGAGAAGGATGGCGACGCCATCGTCTTGGCCGTGCGCCGCGGTCTGTCGTGCCCGCAGGACCGGTGCCCCCGCGTCGTGCACCGCGCCCGGCCCACCCAGGAGTCCGAGAGCGTGGTCGACCTCATGAACGCCCTGGTCCGCCTCGTGGCGGAGCGGGAGTCCATCGCCCCCCAGCTCCTCTCCGGGCGCGACGACCTGATGGCGTTCCTCGACGACCCGGCGTCCTCGAGGCTGGGGGAGGGGTGGCGCCGCGACCTCATGGGCGACATCCTGTCCGACCTTCTCGCGGGGCGCGCCGGCCTCACCGTGAAGGACGGCCGAGTGGAGCTCCTCTGA
- a CDS encoding C-GCAxxG-C-C family protein — protein MTREETVARALELHTGGYNCAQAVACALAEALGGAVDLDEAQLFAACEGLGLGMGDMGGTCGAISGACVVSGLVGSTRRLDAPDSKAATYAVGRELLGRYRDAVGSVTCALIKGRTGGPVLLGCHDCVGTGAGVAYDVLVGEG, from the coding sequence ATGACCCGCGAGGAGACGGTGGCGCGCGCCCTCGAGCTCCACACGGGGGGCTACAACTGCGCCCAGGCCGTGGCCTGCGCCCTGGCCGAGGCCCTCGGCGGCGCCGTCGACCTCGACGAGGCCCAGCTGTTCGCCGCCTGCGAGGGCCTCGGGCTCGGCATGGGCGACATGGGCGGCACGTGCGGGGCCATATCCGGCGCCTGCGTGGTCTCCGGCCTCGTCGGCTCCACGCGCCGCCTCGATGCCCCCGACTCCAAGGCGGCCACTTACGCCGTGGGCAGGGAGCTCCTCGGCCGCTACCGGGACGCCGTGGGCTCCGTCACCTGCGCCCTGATCAAGGGGCGCACCGGCGGCCCCGTGCTGCTCGGGTGCCACGACTGCGTGGGCACGGGCGCCGGTGTGGCCTACGACGTGCTGGTGGGCGAGGGCTGA